The sequence below is a genomic window from Colias croceus chromosome 26, ilColCroc2.1.
aaaacattagttaactataattattaaaaaaataatagtttaatatataattaataaagttattacttatcttttacggggacttatgttgatggaattccacgtatctcgatgattttgttaatgtctcattatattcgagacaccagctgacgtataatacaccatgctgtaaccagctgattattatttttcgttgagatattgggttagctacaatttgacaaatttttagctgagaggaaatgaatgaatatacttttttttcttacgtgcgtgggaggctacaaccgctcatccccccaaccgagctccagctgacgttcacgaggcttcataatactatactttgatgcattttactaattaccgcttgagaggaacttggtcataaaatctgcttctggctcccggaccaatccattttcttttttaattactagAATTGAGTTTTTGAAGAATATTCAGGAAAAACATGCTCTGAGGGAAAAACTACTCACTTTCGTtaatatcgatttttttttcgtcaGCGTAAGCAGCGGCGCAAGCGTCAAGGGACACCTTTACTAAGACGACGGACTGGAGGGTATCTTGTTGAGTTTCTtcctgaaatatattttattaatcactGGATATtcctacatatttaattacgaaATACAAGTAATAACAGTTAGGTAAGtattataatcaaaataatgACACAACCTACTTGTGAAATTcatcaagaaaatataatattatctacttataaCAATAGTTACTAATAAGGGAGCCTATTTATAGGTATATGAAACCTGCTcgtaaaaagttataaaaagtcatttttaagttaataaaaaaggtttaggtacttatataaaataatgggGTGGATAATGCTTCCACTAGATTAgcataaaaactataaatatttaagtactaTGATATTTATTCTAAAGCAGATCATCGATCACCTAGCTAGATTAAACTCTCACCGCATTAAAGCCCCAACCAGCAACCACGCCAGAGACTCCGACGGGCAGATCATAGTCTTGTGGAGGCAGAGGCAGTGGTCTGATAACACTGCTTTGTCCGAACGGCTGTTGCAAGAACACAAGCGCGATGTCGTTCTTGCGGGGATACTCAACGTAGCCGGGGTGCTTGAGCAGACCACGTATGGTGGTTTGCATGCCTCCGATTTTACTGTTGGTGGAACCAGCGCGGATACGGAAGTTGGACAGATTGGCTCCGGCTCCGCTGTTTATGTAATCGTGGTTTATTGTTAGAACACGTGACACAAGTTGcgtttattaataatcaaataattttaatgaatcatATTCTATATACGACTCACGAgtttaattgtattatagtGTATCACGAGGTTTTTGTTTCAAAGATTTAATTAACCTCTTTCTGAAAATCATTTCTAATAAGAATAACGACAAAAGAAAGCGATATTTACCGATTATTCAAGTTATGAATAACATTCATAATTagataattctttattgaaaACGAATATGTATTCACAAagacataaatttttattcactttcaccaaaaaaaaaattgaaattttcaatAGGCCCTGTAGGGAAAGTAACTATGTACTTGAAATACTTGAAATACTAGCAAATTTTGCCTAAAGAAAACATTCCTCTACTTTTAAAGAGAAGTAAAACtgcttttaaagatttttgcACTTACTATAGACAGTAAAATTTCCTATCTCCAGTATTTAAATTAGGTACTTTCCCTCCAGGGCCAATTGAAAATTTCCACACTGTATAGATAAATTACAATGATACTCACGCGAAACAGTACGCGGAAGTCAGCACATGCCAGAAAGACACCAGAGGTCCGACACAGAGTTGGAATTCCCGGTCGATGACAGGGAAGTGGTAGACCAGAGCAGCGACGTGCGGGAAGTCAGTTATGTCGGTGTCAGCCCCACCGGTAATCCTTTCTTGTGGTGCCGCTATCGCTGTATGAAATAAGGacatttattgtaaaacaCAGTATTTAACGCAAACCTCCTTTATTTGACCTCCTTTATTTACCTTTATTTGACCTTAGGTAACTATAGTTAACTAAGTACTCATTGTTTGGtacatgtaattttaaaattattaaaaatccaaaaaaaaacaatctattgcgtgatataatatatttttaatttctatttttaccCTACTTGACctttatgtttaattaactgcacttgtttcaatattcattttttaggGGCTTTTTTAAGCAGGCAGTCACAAAAAGTATACTTTTCCTATAtagaaaatcttaaatttGATGATCTATAAGCTCCGCTGAATTTTACTTcgtgaatttaaattaagagCGATAATTTTTACgtgatttgaataaaaaaaaaaaacattaaatcaTCACAGGAGATCCAAACTAGGCTGTTGCGGGTTGCCTATACCTTGGATATCAGAAACGGTGTACAATATCCATCGAGAAAATATCCACACTGTTATAGCAACGTTATGTAAATCAACGTTAACTTACCATCTGCATCACCGAAAATCGCGAGCGCGATGCAAAGTGTCCTGGCTACCATTTTACATCCAACACTAAACGTTGTATTACTAATCAGATTACTACATTTATAACCACCAATGACTCATTATCATatgctttttttattacacgcTATACAGAGTGATTCatgcttttttataataagctTACAACATGTTTTGGAATAAGATTATCGTTCAATTCAACAATTATTCTTAACTATCCGAGACCTTCAACCTTCAATCAATATAATCGAACGTGAGATCAAGCTTACTTTACCGACTTTGATGAATTTTGGTACTAAGAGAGTTTGACTGTGTTAGACTGTGTAGACTGTAGAggattcaattatttttccgTGAACTCCGTTactaagaaataaaaagtttagCTCAGAATGTTGCTTCATAGTAATTCATACACATtcagataaaaaaacaagctGTTGATGTGTTGATGTTGATACAAAAGTTCTTTCAGTGTGTCAATCGCGTTGATTAAAATTGGTGTTCCACAAGGGTCATATTTAAGACACTTTCTATTTACCATAGTCCACCATAGTTACCATCTGTTTTGTTGATTTGATCGAGTTAGTAGGACAAATATgattaaatagaaataaaacgatacatattataaatatagtttaatataaataggcttaaacattaaaaatcaCGTTCAATAAAAtcgtatttctttttattggGGTGCTACAGCGTTCTCCATGATCCAGTCAGTGTAGCTTGCGATGTTTGTGAAGACGTCGGGGTATTCAGAAGAACCACAGTCCTTGAAGTAGGAAGAAATGCCGACAAGAGCTTGTGTGTTGAATATTGTTGCCACCATGGGTGCGCCGGCGTCGCCGAAACACGCGCCACTGTTTTCTTTAGCAGCGCACAACACTCCTGAAAATTTTCATGATGTTAATTTTCTATAGGTGGagagatattttaatgattcgacaaattcaatataattCTACAgcatgtaataaattttaaatctttatataaatattttttactatacgTATGTTCGTGTGGCTTCAAGATTGGTATAGATTAAGTTAactactatttttaaaattaggaGCAAATAAAAGTCAACGTTTTCTACTAGTATTGAGTTTTTTTCGAAGAATGTAGAGCCCAGTGTAAACTACTCACTTTCGTTAATATCGATTTGTTCTTCGTCAGCGTAAGCAGCGGCGCAAGCGTCAAGGGACACCTTTTCTAAGACGACAGACTGGAGGGCATCGTGTTGAGTGCCTtcctgaaatatattttattaatcactggatatacatatttaattacgaaatatatgtagttaacaacaaattacaaaattatgacACAACCTACCTACGTACATGTGAAATTcatcaagaaaatataatattaggtatctaCGTACTTTTAACAATAGTTACTAAGATAGTTACTAATAAGGGAGCCTATTTATAGGTATAAGAAACCTGCTcgtaaaaagttataaaaagtcatttttaagttaataaaaaaggtttatttataataatgggGTGGATAATGCTTCCACTAGATTAGcataaaaaacatatatttaacTACTATGATATTTATTCTAAAGCAGATCATCGATCACCTAGCTAGATTAAACTCTCACCGCATTAAAGCCCCAACCAGCAACCACGCCAGAGACTCCGACGGGCAGATCATAGTCCTGTGGAGGCAGAGGCAGTGGTCTGATAACACTGCTTTGTCCGAACGGCTGTTGCAAGAACACAAGGGCAATGTCGTTCTGGCGGGGAGACTCAACGTAGCCGGGGTGCTTGAGCAGACCACGCATGGTGGTTTGCATGCCTCCGAACAGACTGTTGGTGGAACCGGCGCGGATGCGGAAGTTGGACAGATCGGCTCCACTGTAATCGTTAGATTTATTGTCAGACCATGTGACACAAGTTGCATTGTTAATaatcaaattacttttttaaataatttatttaatttaatttttaatttatttatttacacatagaACTTAAGTTAAGTATAGAACTTAAGTTAAGATAAGTTGGAAAGATCGGCTCCGCTGTTAATGTAATTGTTAGATTTATTGTCAGACCATGTGACACAATCATCCTACTATCCTTCCTActtcctatcctactaatattataaaggcgaaagtttgtgaggatggatgtgtatgtgtgtttgttactctttcacgcaaatactactgaaccgattaaaatgaaattaagcacacatatagagggtaatttggattaacacaaaggataggttttatcacggaaatcccacgggaacgggaaatatgcggcttttactttgaaaacgcgggtgaagccgtgggcgaaaagctagtattcTATATACGACTCACGagtttaattgtaaattagTGAATCACgagattttttgtttcaaagatTTAATTTACGTCGTTCTGAAAATCATTTCTAATAAGAAAAACGAAGAAAGTTAATATCCATCGAGATATTTACCGATTATTCTTGTTATGAACCACATTTCTAGTAAGATGATCCTTTATTGAAAAGGAATATTCACAAagacattaatttttattcactttcaccaaaaaaaaaaaatcttttacgtATTAAGTTTGACTATACAGGGTGGAAATTATCAATGGGCCCTGGAGGGAAAGCAACTACTTGAAATACTGGAAGTAGCAAATTTTGCCGCGCAAAATATTCCTCTATTTTAACTGCATGTATAGAGTTTTGAAATTTCACTTACAATAGACAGTAAAATTTCCTATCTTCAGTATTTAAATTTGGTATCTTCCCTCCAGGGCCAATTGAAAATTTCCACACTGTATAGGTAAATTACAATGATACTCACGTGAAGCAGTACGCGGAAGTCAGCACATGCCATGATGAGACCAAAGGTCCGACACAGCGTTGGATTTCCCGATTGATGCCAGGGTAGTAGTAGACCAGAGCAGCGACGTGCGGGAAGTCAGTGATGTCGGTGTCAGCCCCACCGGTTATCCTTTCTTGTGGTGCCGCTAACGCTGTATGAAATAAGGacatttattgtaaaacaaagtttttaaCGCAAACCTCagagtggagcaattactgattctgatggagcatttaaggagcaattttttgatatatctactattacatataataaatctgtacaagggtcaattctgtagatacattgaaaatattgaaaaaataaatagcagggggtgttactggatcgataccaagcccaaatatgtgattaaaaaaatttttgtctgtctgtctgtctgtctgtctgtctgtctgtctgtatgtgaaggcatcacgtg
It includes:
- the LOC123703490 gene encoding phenoloxidase-activating factor 3-like, which codes for MVARTLCIALAIFGDADAIAAPQERITGGADTDITDFPHVAALVYHFPVIDREFQLCVGPLVSFWHVLTSAYCFAGAGANLSNFRIRAGSTNSKIGGMQTTIRGLLKHPGYVEYPRKNDIALVFLQQPFGQSSVIRPLPLPPQDYDLPVGVSGVVAGWGFNAEETQQDTLQSVVLVKVSLDACAAAYADEKKIDINERVLCAAKENSGACFGDAGAPMVATINNTQALVGIFSYFKDCGSSEYPNVFTNIASYTDWIMENAVAPQ
- the LOC123703601 gene encoding phenoloxidase-activating factor 3-like, encoding MQTTMRGLLKHPGYVESPRQNDIALVFLQQPFGQSSVIRPLPLPPQDYDLPVGVSGVVAGWGFNAEGTQHDALQSVVLEKVSLDACAAAYADEEQIDINERVLCAAKENSGACFGDAGAPMVATIFNTQALVGISSYFKDCGSSEYPDVFTNIASYTDWIMENAVAPQ